CAATCATTAAGATCAGCAACAAGCCCACCGGAATGTGAAAATGATCCACGCCCTCCCGCCGGGTGGTCACTAATCGTGCGAACCCCTCCGCACCCTCTAATGCCAGGCGAACATGCTCCAAACCATCGCTCAACGTACCCAGCGGTTGGTAGCTCCCGTGCGTAACTTCCGCAATCGCGCGCAACGTCGGTTCATCGAGCCGACTGAGTACAGGTTGCTCCTGTTCATTGCGCAAAATTTCCCGCCCACCTGCCGCACTCGTGACGAATATTTCGCTGCCCGTCGGGGTGCCCACACCGACGGTGAAGATGATCACATTTTTTGCCGCCAACTCCTTCGCCCGGGCCACGCTGGCTTTTTCCAGGTCTTCGCCGTCGGAAACCAAAATGAGAATTTTCCGCCGCCCGTTTTTCTCCACCGCCGAAAACCCCTCGTTCAAGGCACGACCAATGTCCGTTCCTGGCACTGGAATAGTCCGCTCGTCCACGGCTTGCAAGGCATCGCGAAACTCCTCGTAGTCAAACGTCAGCGGGCACTGCAAAAACGCTTGTCCGGCGAACGCCACCAGACTTACACGCCCGCGGCCAAAGTGTTGCACGAACTCCTGGATTGCCAATTTTGCCCGGGTGAGGCGGTTGGGGCTCACGTCCGTCGCCAGCATGCTTCGCGAACAATCGAGCAGAAACACCACATCTTCGCCAAGGGATTCGGCTTGCTCCGTTTGCTCCCCCCACTGTGGCCGCGCGAGCGCAAGGCCAAACACGAAGACCATCATAATCTGCAGTCCATGCTTGATGCATCGCCGCGCCGGACTGTGTGAACTCAGCATCACCTTAAGTGCTTCCGGCACTGCCAGCCGTGTAAGTTGTCGGCGGCGGACCCGGCTGGCGTAAAGCTGAAGCAACCCCAGCAACAGCGGCGCGATCAGCGCCACCCAGAGCCAGACGGGCGCTCCGAAATGCGGATTGGTGAAGGCGCCGGTCATATCATGGAACGCGTCGCAGCCAGGTGGCTGCCAGGAATAGCTCCAAGGACAGCGTCGCCATGGCCGTTAACAGTGGCCATTGGAACAACGTGGTATGGCGCGTGTAACGGCGCAGCTTCACTTCCGTTTTTTCCAGTCGGTCAATTTCGTTGTAGATGCCAGTTAGTTCAGCGCGGTTGGTCGCGCGGTACTTCCGCCCTCGCGTAATGCGGGCCATTTGGTCGAGCACCTGGTAGTTGGCTGGCCGCAGCGTGATGGTGGGGAGGATCTCACCTTGCGGACCAAGCCGCAATTTACCGGTCGTGGGCTCAAATGCCGGCAAGGGGCACGCCGCTTCCTGGCCAATTCCGATCGTATAAATCTTCACTCCCAGCGCCGCCGCCAGATCGGCGGCCGGGACCGGATTGATCTCGCCGGTGTTGTTGTCCCCGTCGGTCAACAGGATGATGATCCGGCTTTTGCTATTCTTGATTCCCGCCATCCGCTTGACCGCCGCTGCTGTGGCGTCGCCAATGCCAGTGCCCAGATCTTGAATGGATCCGATATGGATGCGCTCGAGATTCTGCACCAACCATTCATGATCCAGAGTGAGCGGGCTGACCGAGTAAGGCAACGCGGAGAAGATGATAAGCCCTATACGATCGCCCTGGCGACGCTCGATAAAATCCCGCAACACCGATCGGGCAACGTCGAAACGGGTGACATGCTCCGCAGGCTGTCCCATGTCCAGCGCCATCATGGACCACGACACATCGAGCAACAGCATGATATCGACGCCGCTGGATTGATTTTCGGTCTGCTCGTGGGCCGCGCGTGGACCAGCCAGGGTTATGATGACCAAGGCGGAAGCCAGCAGTCGGAGAAAGATCCGCAATCGGCCTGGACCAGACCGGGCCGGACGGCTGACTGTCCGGATTAGTTCAACACTGGGAAAGCGCAATGCGGATAGATGCCCATTGCGACCAAGCAATACTGCATAGATCGGCAGCAACACCAGCAGTCCCAACAACCACGGATATTGAAACTCAAAGGCGCTGTTCATGGGTGAGTGGCGGTGTGTCTTGGCGTTTGACTCGCGCTGTTTCGATCTTGCCAACCACAAGGAGCGCATCGGCCACCAGCCGGGGAGAGGTTGCCCGATTCCTGGCATCGAATTGACGCCGCTCGCACTGCCGGAGCAGCGCGGTAATGTCATCCTTCAATTCAACCGTCAATGATGACTGCTGGCTCAATTGCCCGGCAATTTCGTCCGCAGTCAATTCTCCACGCGGCAACATGGGGATGACGGCCGGGAGATAATGACGCAACGTTTGGAGAACCGAGCCGGCCAGCGCACTGCCATCCGGTTCAAACTCCAGCTTCCGCAAGGCTTCGCGAGCAATGTCTGCGGGTGATGGCGTCACCACCGAACGCGTGCCCCGACACCACCAGACCACGGTCGCTAAGACCAATAACGACAGCAGACCCACCAGCAAGATTGCGCCGCCGTACTGTTCCCAGATCGTGGGCGGCAACAATTCCTCAATCGGCCGCAAGTCAGGAAGCGTACTCCCAAATAACGGTAAGCGGGCAAGATGGTCGGCAAGTGCAGGCATGTTCAGGCCCGGCGCCAGCGGCGGTGTTCAAAAAAATGCTGCAACATGGTCGCAAATGGCCGGTCGGTTGCGAGCCGAAGCGTGTCCACTCCCTCCCGCTGCAGAGCGAGATCAAGGGCCGCGAGGCGCTGCGAATTGGAGTTCGCGTACTGCTCACGGATGTCGGTGCGTGCCAGGTTGACCTCCAGTATCTCCCCGGTTTCTGCATCCTCAAAACGGGCGATCCCCACCTCTGGCAGCGCTATTTCACACGGGTCATACAGGTGCAGACACACCAGATCATGGCGTGCGTTGGCCTGCCCCAGCGCTTGGGTTAGTTCGTGATCCAGCGGACAAAGGCAGTCACTGACCAGAATGGCCATCGAGCGATGCGTGAGCCAGTGAAGCATCGCCCGCAGGGCCCCGGTGGGATTCGTTCCGCGATGCGCTGGCTGAAAAAAGAGCATCTCCCGCAGCACGCGCAACAGGTGACTCCGTCCCTTGGCCGGCGGGAGAAATAATTCCACCTCATTCGTGAACAGCAGCAACCCAACCTTGTCACCGCAGCGCGCCGCAGCAAACGCCAGCGTTCCGGCCACCTCGGTCGCCAGCCGACGTTTGCTGCGGTTGGCGGACCCAAATTCTCCGGAAGCAGACACGTCCACGAGCAGGATCAGGCTGAATTCCCGCTCCTCGCGATATCGCTTCACAAAAGGTCGTCCGAGCCGATGTGTGACATTCCAATCAATGTGGCGTACATCGTCGCCGGGTGCATAATCCCGCAAATCCTCAAAATCCATGCCCCGCCCTTTGAACGAACTTAGATACGCGCCCACCATGGTGTCATTCGCCAAGCGATTGACCGCGACCTCCACCTGATGCACGGTCTGAATGAGTTCGTTGATGGGGAGCGCATCATTCATGGTACCGGAATTGTGTTGAAGAGGGTTTTGATAATGGCATCGCTGGTCATTCCCCGTGAATCCGCTTCATAGGACAGGATGACGCGATGTCGCAGCACGTCAGGCCCAATCGTCTTCACATCCTGTGGTATCACATAGCCACGACCTTGCAGCAGCGCCCAAGCCTTGGCCGCCAGCGTCAAGGCGATGGTGGCGCGCGGTGACGCGCCAAACTGAATCAGATGCTTGAGATCGAGCTTGTAGTCAGCCGGGTTACGCGTGGCGAACACCACCTTCACGATGTAATTGCGCACCTCGTCATGCACCTGGATCGCATCCACCAAATCGCGCACGCGAAGGATTTCGTCCAACGTCACCACGGGGCGCGCTTTTATGGTTGCCTTCGTGAAGGCCATTGTATCGAGAATCCGCCGCTCTTCCTCAAACGTGGGATAACTGATGACCACTTTTAACATGAACCGATCCACCTGCGCTTCCGGCAACGGATACGTGCCTTCCTGATCAATCGGATTCTCCGTGGCCAGCACGAGAAATGGATCCGGCAGCGGCAAGGTCTTTCCCCCGAGCGTCACCTGCCGTTCTTGCATGGCCTCCAGCAGGGCGGATTGCACTTTAGCGGGCGCGCGGTTGATCTCGTCCGCCAGCACCAGATTGGCAAACACGGGGCCCGGCGTGGCACTGTATTTGCGTTCCTCAGGGTTGTAAATCAGCGTGCCAATGATATCCGCTGGCAGCAGGTCGGGGGTGAACTGTATGCGGCTGAACTCCGCGTGGATGGCTGCGGCAAGCGTGCGCGCCGCTAGTGTTTTGGCCAGGCCAGGCACGCCCTCTAACAGGATGTGGCCGTTGGCGATCAAGCCCACCAAGAGCCGATCAACGAGATGTTGCTGGCCCACGATTGCGCACGCAATCTCAGCGCGCAACCGGTTCAGCAACGCTGAGGCTTCAACCAACCGCGACTCCAACTCCTCCCCGCCCAGTGGCACAGCGGGAGGAACAGACGAAGCTTGCGGCACTTCAATTGCCAAACTAGCTGACGATTCACTTTTTATCATAGAAAGAGGCGTCGAATCACGGCTCAATGGTGTACTCACCAGACTTTATGCGTGATGAGGCGGCGTTGAACCAACAGACTGGAAGACGAAAACGGAACAGGCACGAACCGAGAAGAACACCTTGCGCTGGATTGCCAGCACGAGTGGTCAAAACCGACCTAGTCAAACCATCTCTCATAAACACGCTATTAATTACGATCTTTGGATAGATAAAAACACATGGGCTTTTAATCACATGCGTTTTTCGCGCCTCTGGAAAGGTAGCCAAACACTGTTGACCCACTCATCTGCCTGGCGGATTGAACGCCGAAGCAAATACTTGATAATACATATAGACATACTTTTGTTTTGTCAAACCGATTTTGTAATCGTGAACAGAGGCAGGGTGAACGTCACGCCTGCTGACACGAATCGAAGAGCCCCGCACCGGATGGAGAGTGTGGCTTCTCCCGGCGCGGGGCTTGTTTGGTGTGCATCCAAAGGGGTGGCACCCCTTGGAAATTCTTGCCGCTACCCGCTACACGAACCTTACGGTTTGACCGTGCGGTAAAATGCTGCCAAAGAGGATGCAGTAGCATCCTGATACTGAATGATGCCGTGGGCGGGTGCCACAATGGTGACCACGTTGGTCCAGGGACCGCTCAGTGAGGTGGCACGCTGCACGTAGTATGTGACGCCAGGATCGCCGGCAAAGCCCACGTTGAATCCGCTGGGTGCCGGATTGATCGCCACCTGATGCCTGATTGGCACTGGCCGGGCGGCTACAAATAATTCGACTTCGGCACTGGCCGTACCGCCCTGACCGTCACTGATGACGTAACTGAAACGATCATCGCCGGTGAAACCTGCGCGCGGTGTGTAAACAATCTGGTCCGCTTGAACGAGCACTGAACCTCCATTGGTGCTCAATGCGACAACCGATGCCAGGCTCAAGGGATCACCATCGGGATCACTCGCCGCCTTCAGCAGGTTGGTGATGGCAATGTTGACGGAAGCGTTTTGCGGGAGCACCACACCAACATTGGTGGCTACCGGTGGATGATTCACCACCACTGCCACGACACTGAGCGTTCCATTAGCGGCCAGGCTGTTGGTATTCCAACCGGTGCCAGACCCGAGTATTGGAAGATTTACGTTTACGAACGCCCCGCTGAACGTGCTCGCCTGGAAAAGTTGAAACGTATCGCCTGCTTGCAGCGCCTCACTATTGGTGGCCAGGGTGAGATTGAGCGTCCCCCCCACCGTCAACGCATTAACGCCAGCAATTCGGTCATTGGTTACCACCCCACCAATTCTGCCAAGGCGCAATGCAGTCGTCCCGGCTAGGGTCAGGGCGTTACTCACAGCCAGGGTGCTGGGACTGGCACCGTCAATCGTCAATTGGCCACCCGGCTGAATCGCGAGGGGACCGAGCACCGTGCCCCGGCCCACCAGGGTTTGCCCGGTAACCACACTGTAGCCATTGATCACTCCCGAGACATCGAACGTCGTGCCGGGCGAGAGTGTAATGCCGGGACTGTTGGAGATGGAATAGGCGTTACTCACCACCAGCGTTCCCGCGCTGATCAGCGTGGTCCCAGTATAGGTGTTAGTGCCAGTGAGCGTGACGATGCCGGGCAGCAATTTTTTCACTCCGCCCGTACCGCTGATATTGCCAGAGACGGTCAGAGTCGCTCCCGCTGCCGCTCCCAATTGACCGAGACCGCTTGGCAAAACGATGGGCCCAACCACGTAATTACTGGTGCCGCTGCCCCCCTTGATTTGTCCGCCATCCGCCAATAGCACGCGTTTGTCCAAGGGAAGGGTGTTCTGCCAAAACTGCACATAGGCATTGGAGTAAATGGTCAACGTGTTGGTGGGATTTCCCAACGAGGAAGTAGTCACTTCAAACCCAAGACCGCCTTCCTTTACTTCAATGTCGCCCAAGGCAGGGTCCACTTGCGCATAAACCAGGCTGACGAAATTAGGCCCCACCTTGGTCAATTTGTACGGCTGCCCCCCGGTGCCAAACACGGCATTGGTCGCGGCGGTGCCACGCACATCCCACCGCTGCGCGCCACCAAAAGTCGCATCGCCCGCCAGCGTGACAAGCTTGGTTGCGTTATTTTGTGCGTTGGTGGAGTTGTTGACAATGGCTCCTGCTCCGCCGACACCGGCACCGGAAACCGTGATGGCTTCGCGATTAAGTGCTTATCCGCAAATAAAAGTTGCCTTTTTCGCCGTGCTCTGTCAATTT
The nucleotide sequence above comes from Verrucomicrobiota bacterium. Encoded proteins:
- a CDS encoding VWA domain-containing protein encodes the protein MTGAFTNPHFGAPVWLWVALIAPLLLGLLQLYASRVRRRQLTRLAVPEALKVMLSSHSPARRCIKHGLQIMMVFVFGLALARPQWGEQTEQAESLGEDVVFLLDCSRSMLATDVSPNRLTRAKLAIQEFVQHFGRGRVSLVAFAGQAFLQCPLTFDYEEFRDALQAVDERTIPVPGTDIGRALNEGFSAVEKNGRRKILILVSDGEDLEKASVARAKELAAKNVIIFTVGVGTPTGSEIFVTSAAGGREILRNEQEQPVLSRLDEPTLRAIAEVTHGSYQPLGTLSDGLEHVRLALEGAEGFARLVTTRREGVDHFHIPVGLLLILMIGESLLGTRRREQKNVALQRHPAPGLQASIVIVFGCVLAAQGAGKGTELSRSPRTLFNCGTQSLREGRWREAEAAINAAVTSNDATVQPLALYNLGQVRFRAAQEVLKGTPTAGDLETRSEQGILSADSAIKTADAALAGSDLRAAVSAYRMGRATVKSLRQTLDAVKGSADTYGMVLQRWQRAADDFKSALELRIGYENARINAGIVDLHIEELTKERWKIQEIRDAVDAKKMELQQRLDALKRRLPPEESRGEHGADDDASKDPSQSSKPDEQEHKGENGKEMVLTPEEAMRLLSSLRLDLSRQYSTGNLPNDRQNRAGRTW
- a CDS encoding VWA domain-containing protein, translated to MNSAFEFQYPWLLGLLVLLPIYAVLLGRNGHLSALRFPSVELIRTVSRPARSGPGRLRIFLRLLASALVIITLAGPRAAHEQTENQSSGVDIMLLLDVSWSMMALDMGQPAEHVTRFDVARSVLRDFIERRQGDRIGLIIFSALPYSVSPLTLDHEWLVQNLERIHIGSIQDLGTGIGDATAAAVKRMAGIKNSKSRIIILLTDGDNNTGEINPVPAADLAAALGVKIYTIGIGQEAACPLPAFEPTTGKLRLGPQGEILPTITLRPANYQVLDQMARITRGRKYRATNRAELTGIYNEIDRLEKTEVKLRRYTRHTTLFQWPLLTAMATLSLELFLAATWLRRVP
- a CDS encoding DUF58 domain-containing protein, which translates into the protein MNDALPINELIQTVHQVEVAVNRLANDTMVGAYLSSFKGRGMDFEDLRDYAPGDDVRHIDWNVTHRLGRPFVKRYREEREFSLILLVDVSASGEFGSANRSKRRLATEVAGTLAFAAARCGDKVGLLLFTNEVELFLPPAKGRSHLLRVLREMLFFQPAHRGTNPTGALRAMLHWLTHRSMAILVSDCLCPLDHELTQALGQANARHDLVCLHLYDPCEIALPEVGIARFEDAETGEILEVNLARTDIREQYANSNSQRLAALDLALQREGVDTLRLATDRPFATMLQHFFEHRRWRRA
- a CDS encoding MoxR family ATPase, giving the protein MVEASALLNRLRAEIACAIVGQQHLVDRLLVGLIANGHILLEGVPGLAKTLAARTLAAAIHAEFSRIQFTPDLLPADIIGTLIYNPEERKYSATPGPVFANLVLADEINRAPAKVQSALLEAMQERQVTLGGKTLPLPDPFLVLATENPIDQEGTYPLPEAQVDRFMLKVVISYPTFEEERRILDTMAFTKATIKARPVVTLDEILRVRDLVDAIQVHDEVRNYIVKVVFATRNPADYKLDLKHLIQFGASPRATIALTLAAKAWALLQGRGYVIPQDVKTIGPDVLRHRVILSYEADSRGMTSDAIIKTLFNTIPVP
- a CDS encoding Ig-like domain-containing protein, with protein sequence MRGTAATNAVFGTGGQPYKLTKVGPNFVSLVYAQVDPALGDIEVKEGGLGFEVTTSSLGNPTNTLTIYSNAYVQFWQNTLPLDKRVLLADGGQIKGGSGTSNYVVGPIVLPSGLGQLGAAAGATLTVSGNISGTGGVKKLLPGIVTLTGTNTYTGTTLISAGTLVVSNAYSISNSPGITLSPGTTFDVSGVINGYSVVTGQTLVGRGTVLGPLAIQPGGQLTIDGASPSTLAVSNALTLAGTTALRLGRIGGVVTNDRIAGVNALTVGGTLNLTLATNSEALQAGDTFQLFQASTFSGAFVNVNLPILGSGTGWNTNSLAANGTLSVVAVVVNHPPVATNVGVVLPQNASVNIAITNLLKAASDPDGDPLSLASVVALSTNGGSVLVQADQIVYTPRAGFTGDDRFSYVISDGQGGTASAEVELFVAARPVPIRHQVAINPAPSGFNVGFAGDPGVTYYVQRATSLSGPWTNVVTIVAPAHGIIQYQDATASSLAAFYRTVKP